The Bacillota bacterium genome has a segment encoding these proteins:
- the phoR gene encoding phosphate regulon sensor histidine kinase PhoR, translating into MKFGILTKLSIAFFIIVFLITGITALSLDQAFQVHFVSTFESTLEANAKIASELIMSQGLAELTSADSGILHDMVSRISEDTNARTIITLPDGTVLADSWGNSDWVKNPSKNPKNQPSISTHPETIPSSRNYATIGQGQWIQATAPLRSGDRILGMVKLSKPIGEIRQIKVNIQSKVMLAALVSIFLAGGIAYLIALNMARPLREMTNIASKISNGDLSRRVRITSGDEMGRLADALNYMADRLSVTIYQTSEERNKMRAILASMVDGVVAVDSNNRIILMNPAAEEMFGVSEEMALGRKFLEAIRNYGLVEAISNATRGEVRTAEFKVFTPDERTLRVSVTCIEKAGGGEAGVVAVIQDVTELRRLEQVRTEFVSNVSHELRTPLTSIKGFIETLLDGAMEDPDTARRFLQIIQKEANRLERLISDLLDLSRIESGHIELKKRPTNLARLAESVHTVLKRQSDAKGLTVEVTIPEEFPEVMADADLLRQVFMNLIDNSIKYTPSGGKITIGASMGNEAVEVFVEDTGIGIPKAHLSRLFERFYRVDKARSREVGGTGLGLAIVKHIVERHGGKAWIDSEVGKGTRVTFTIPHSSAQRVL; encoded by the coding sequence ATGAAATTCGGAATCCTTACAAAACTTTCGATCGCATTTTTCATTATAGTATTCCTGATCACCGGAATTACAGCCTTATCCTTGGACCAGGCTTTCCAAGTCCATTTTGTCTCGACATTTGAATCTACACTTGAGGCAAATGCAAAAATCGCCTCTGAACTCATCATGAGCCAGGGTTTGGCGGAATTGACATCAGCAGATTCAGGCATCCTTCATGATATGGTCTCGCGAATTTCGGAAGACACGAATGCCCGCACCATCATAACCCTGCCAGATGGTACAGTTCTCGCCGATTCATGGGGAAATTCGGATTGGGTGAAAAATCCTTCCAAGAATCCGAAAAACCAGCCATCCATTTCTACCCATCCCGAAACCATCCCGTCAAGTAGGAACTACGCCACCATAGGCCAGGGGCAATGGATCCAGGCCACTGCGCCTTTGAGATCCGGCGATCGCATCCTAGGGATGGTCAAACTCTCGAAGCCCATTGGCGAGATAAGGCAAATAAAGGTAAACATACAAAGCAAGGTAATGCTGGCCGCCCTCGTCTCCATTTTCCTGGCTGGCGGTATCGCTTATCTCATAGCATTGAACATGGCAAGACCTCTCAGGGAAATGACCAATATTGCCTCGAAAATATCAAATGGGGATCTTTCCCGAAGGGTCAGAATTACCTCGGGAGATGAGATGGGGCGCCTGGCAGATGCTCTGAACTACATGGCTGACAGACTGTCCGTCACGATCTATCAAACATCCGAAGAACGAAACAAAATGCGGGCCATACTAGCTAGCATGGTGGATGGGGTCGTGGCTGTGGACAGCAACAACAGGATAATCTTGATGAATCCGGCTGCAGAAGAAATGTTCGGAGTTTCAGAAGAAATGGCCCTTGGGAGGAAGTTCCTCGAAGCGATTCGCAACTATGGTCTTGTTGAAGCTATTTCCAACGCCACCAGGGGCGAGGTGCGCACGGCGGAATTCAAGGTATTTACCCCGGATGAAAGGACCCTGCGGGTCAGCGTTACTTGTATCGAGAAAGCAGGCGGTGGAGAGGCGGGTGTAGTGGCAGTAATACAGGACGTAACTGAACTCAGGCGACTCGAGCAGGTTAGAACCGAATTCGTAAGCAATGTCTCTCATGAACTCCGCACTCCCTTGACCTCGATCAAAGGCTTCATAGAAACGCTTCTAGATGGCGCGATGGAGGATCCAGATACAGCTAGAAGATTCCTTCAGATAATCCAGAAGGAGGCCAATCGCCTGGAAAGACTCATTTCCGACTTGCTCGACCTATCAAGAATAGAGTCCGGACATATCGAGTTGAAGAAAAGGCCAACCAATCTGGCGAGGTTGGCGGAGAGCGTTCATACCGTCCTGAAGCGGCAGTCAGACGCAAAAGGGCTCACAGTAGAAGTGACTATTCCCGAGGAATTTCCCGAAGTGATGGCGGATGCTGACCTTCTGCGACAAGTGTTCATGAACCTGATTGATAATTCCATAAAGTATACGCCTTCTGGTGGCAAGATCACCATCGGAGCCAGTATGGGAAATGAGGCAGTTGAGGTCTTTGTGGAAGATACGGGCATCGGCATCCCGAAAGCCCACCTCTCCCGCTTATTTGAACGTTTCTATAGAGTAGATAAAGCACGCTCGAGGGAAGTGGGCGGCACCGGCCTTGGGCTTGCCATAGTAAAGCACATAGTGGAACGCCACGGCGGCAAGGCTTGGATCGACAGCGAGGTGGGGAAAGGAACGCGCGTTACATTCACAATTCCCCATTCCTCAGCGCAGAGGGTTCTCTAA
- a CDS encoding phosphate ABC transporter ATP-binding protein, with protein sequence MGGFHLSTTYTAARSDEKSESTLASPKPKIIARDLNVYYGDVKAISDVTIEIPEKSVTALIGPSGCGKSTFLRTLNRMNDLIDGARIEGTVLLDGQDIYSPNIDVVEMRKRVGMVFQKPNPFPMTIFDNIAYGPRIHGLKNRKRLQELVEQSLRAAALWDEVKDRLHAPALGLSGGQQQRLCIARLLAVEPEVLLMDEPCSALDPISTSRIEDLIHELKSSYTIIIVTHNMQQAGRVSDVTGFFLNGELIEFGKTPELFERPRDRRTEAYITGRFG encoded by the coding sequence GTGGGTGGTTTCCATCTTTCAACAACTTATACCGCCGCTAGGAGCGATGAGAAATCTGAATCCACCCTCGCATCTCCTAAGCCGAAAATAATCGCTCGTGACCTCAATGTCTATTACGGTGATGTAAAAGCCATTTCAGACGTGACCATAGAGATTCCCGAAAAGAGCGTGACGGCATTGATTGGTCCGTCGGGCTGCGGAAAATCTACATTTCTACGAACTCTGAATCGGATGAACGATCTCATAGACGGGGCGAGGATAGAAGGAACGGTTTTATTGGATGGCCAAGATATTTATTCTCCAAACATCGATGTGGTCGAAATGCGGAAAAGGGTGGGCATGGTCTTCCAAAAGCCCAACCCCTTCCCGATGACTATCTTTGATAATATCGCTTATGGTCCCCGGATTCACGGTTTGAAGAACCGGAAGAGACTCCAGGAATTGGTTGAACAAAGCCTCAGAGCTGCAGCCCTTTGGGACGAGGTAAAAGACCGTCTTCATGCCCCTGCCCTTGGCCTTTCAGGCGGGCAGCAGCAGCGCCTATGTATTGCGAGACTTCTTGCTGTTGAGCCCGAAGTCCTGCTTATGGACGAACCATGCTCCGCTCTCGATCCTATCTCAACCTCCAGAATAGAGGACCTGATACATGAGCTCAAATCTAGCTATACTATAATAATCGTGACCCATAACATGCAGCAAGCAGGCCGCGTGTCCGATGTCACAGGGTTTTTCTTAAATGGTGAGCTCATAGAGTTCGGCAAGACCCCCGAGCTATTTGAGAGACCTAGGGATCGACGGACCGAGGCATATATTACCGGGCGATTTGGTTGA